The Streptomyces achromogenes genome window below encodes:
- a CDS encoding MOSC domain-containing protein produces MSGRVTAVSSNGAYSFTKPNRDSVRLLAGLGVEGDVHAGVTVKHRSRVAQDPTQPNLRQVHLIHEELFAEVGEDGFQVAPGELGENITTRGIDLLGLPVGTLLRIGESAVLEVTGLRNPCLQIDNFQNGLLKQVVGRDEAGNIVRKAGIMSIVREGGVVRPGDTVEMELPNGPHRPLDRV; encoded by the coding sequence AACGGGGCGTACTCGTTCACCAAGCCGAACCGGGACAGCGTCAGATTGCTCGCCGGACTCGGTGTGGAGGGGGACGTGCACGCCGGTGTGACGGTCAAGCACCGCTCGCGCGTGGCGCAGGATCCCACCCAGCCGAATCTGCGCCAGGTCCACCTCATTCATGAAGAGCTCTTCGCCGAGGTCGGCGAAGACGGATTCCAAGTGGCGCCGGGCGAACTCGGCGAGAACATCACCACACGCGGCATCGATCTGCTCGGTCTGCCGGTCGGCACACTCCTGCGCATCGGCGAGTCCGCGGTCCTGGAAGTCACCGGCCTCCGCAATCCGTGCCTGCAGATCGACAACTTCCAGAACGGGTTGCTGAAGCAGGTCGTCGGCCGCGACGAGGCCGGGAACATCGTGCGCAAAGCCGGAATCATGAGCATCGTGAGGGAAGGAGGCGTGGTGCGCCCTGGTGACACGGTCGAAATGGAACTTCCCAACGGTCCGCACCGACCCCTGGACCGGGTCTGA
- a CDS encoding ArsR/SmtB family transcription factor: MPTDDLPDTFQVTTDEQLRAVSNLTRHRIMATLRFEPATITQIAERVGLAKGSSSYHVRLLERAGLVKVVRTRKVRGVTERYYAMAARAIVLPDPGDGGPDVLMRHAVADLEAAPAEGGRHVRMAHLRLTEEQFAELGVRLEALADEYRELSDPSLPDASLVFALFHPAPREQAEGDAK, translated from the coding sequence ATGCCTACCGATGATCTTCCCGACACGTTCCAGGTCACCACCGACGAGCAGCTACGTGCCGTCTCCAATCTCACGCGTCACCGGATCATGGCCACGCTCCGCTTCGAGCCCGCGACGATCACGCAGATCGCCGAGCGCGTGGGCCTCGCGAAGGGGAGTTCCAGCTACCACGTACGACTGCTCGAACGGGCCGGCCTGGTGAAGGTGGTGCGAACGCGGAAGGTCCGGGGCGTCACGGAGCGGTACTACGCAATGGCCGCGCGGGCGATCGTGCTGCCGGATCCGGGCGACGGAGGACCCGATGTGCTGATGCGGCATGCGGTGGCCGACCTGGAGGCAGCGCCGGCGGAAGGCGGGCGGCACGTACGGATGGCGCATCTGCGGCTCACCGAGGAGCAGTTCGCGGAGCTGGGGGTGCGGCTGGAGGCGCTGGCGGACGAGTACCGGGAGCTGTCCGATCCGTCGCTGCCGGACGCGTCACTCGTCTTCGCACTGTTTCACCCGGCACCGCGCGAGCAGGCCGAAGGCGACGCCAAGTGA